Sequence from the Feifania hominis genome:
AATGGTATTGAGACTGACTCCCAGGTGGGCCGACAGCTCCCGCTTCGAGGGGAGCTTTTCCCCCTCGGCAAGGTTTCCGCGGCGAATCTCCCCGACGATGTTCTGATAGATCTGAAGATAGAGCGGCGAGCGGGAGCTGCGTTCGAGCTTCATGGTCAGCGCGTTCATAACTGACCTCCTTTTTTTTCAGAAATAGCTGTTTTCTATGAGTTCAGTTCCATTCTATACCCTCGCCCCGGCTGTTTCAAGCTCTACGGTTCAAACCGCTCGGCGAGCTCCTGCAAATACACCCACCGCTCCATCTTTTGTTCAAGCTCCCGCTCACAGCGTTCTCTTCGCTCCATCAGCTCCGACAGCGCGCCGTAGTCGGCTGCACTCTGCTCCATCTCGCCGCTGATCTGCGCGAGGTCGGCCTCAAGCCGTGCGATTACACTGTCTATGGTCTCATACTCACGCTGCTCGGCGTAGGTGAACTTTTTTCTCTCGCGAGGCTGCACCTGCCCGCGCGGCCTCTCTTTCTTCTCTCTCACCGTCCCGGCGGCCGCGTCTTTGCACCTTGCGCGATAGTCGCTGTAGCCGCCAAGATACTCGCGCACTTCGCCGTCGTCGCCGACCTCCAGCACAAAGTCCGCCAGCTTGTCGAGAAAATAGCGGTCGTGGGACACTGCCACCACCGCCCCCTCAAACCGCTCGAGATAGTCCTCCAAAATCGTCAGCGTTTGAATGTCGAGGTCGTTTGTCGGCTCGTCGAGCAAAAGTACGTTCGGCGCCTGCATCAGCACGTGGAGCAGCAGCAGGCGCCGCCGCTCTCCTCCCGAGAGGCGGCCGATGGTGTTGTACTGCATCTCATCCGAAAAGAGAAATTTTTCGAGCATCTGCGAGGCTGACAGCTTGCCCTCCCCCGTGTCGACGTATTCGCCGGTCTGACGCACAAAGTCGATCACCCGCATGGCAGGGTCCATCTCCTGCGACTCCTGTGAGAAATAGCCGATTTTCACCGTCGCGCCGTGTATGACCTCGCCGGCATCCGGTTCAAGCTGCCCTGCGATCAGTCTCAAGAGCGTCGTCTTTCCCGCGCCATTGCGCCCGACAACACCGATGCGTGCGCGCCGCGCGAGAAGATAGCGGAAGCTTCGAATCACCGGCCGGCCATCGTAGGACTTGGAGACATCTCTGAGCTCAATGGTCTTTTTGCCGAGACGCGCCGCGGCGGAGCCGAGTGTCAGTTCCTGGCGCTGCGGCGGTCCCTCCCGGTTCACAAGCTCCTCAAAGCGCTCGATGCGCTCGCGGCTCTTCGTGCCTCTGGCACGGGCGCCGCGCTGAATCCACTGCAGCTCCCGGCGGATGAGACTCTGTCTCTTTCGCTCGGTCCCCTCGGCCATTTCGAGGCGCTGCTCGCGCAGCGCAAGATAGCCCGAGTAGTTGGCATCATAGCGATAGATCCGCGCGTGGTCAATCTCCCAGAGCCGGTTTGTCACCCGGTCGAGAAAATAGCGGTCGTGCGTCACCATGACAAGCGTTCCCGTGAAGCGGGCGAGCCATCCCTCCAGAAATTCCGTCATCTCGCTGTCGAGGTGGTTTGTCGGCTCATCCAGAATCAGAAGATCGCAGGGCGTTACCAGCGCCGCGGCGATAGCAGCGCGTTTTCTCTGCCCGCCGGAGAGCTCTGAGAGCTTTGCGCCGTGCTCCGTGACGCCGAGCGTGTTCAAAATGCGCTTCGCCTCGTAGGTGAGCTCTTCGCGTCTCTCCTGCGGCAGCGCCGCACAGACATGCTCAAGCACGGTGTCCTGCGGGTGAAACAATGGATTCTGCGTCAGATAGGAAATGCGCGTTCCCGCCGCGAGTGTCACACAGCCGTCGTCCGGCTGCTCCACACCGGCGAGCAGATTCAAAAGCGTCGTCTTGCCGGTGCCGTTGACGCCGACAATTCCGACCTTGTCACCCTGTTCCAGAGAGAGCGAGCAGTTTTTCAGTATGGGTCTTTCGAGGTAGCTCTTTGTCAGCCCCTCGGCCGTCAGACAGATCAAACAATCACCTCCGCCAAAAGAAAAGAGGTCTGTCTTGCGACAGACCTCCCGTTCCGGTGTCTTTACTCTTGCTCGTGCTCGTGGTCGCAGCCGCACTCGCAGGCTTCGTCGCCACAGCAGCAGTCGTCTTCTTCATCCTCAATCTCAAAGTCGAACACCTCGCCGCACTCCGGGCACTCCACCTGGCCGTCCAGCGCGATGTCCTCGTCGAAATAGATCTCCTGGCCGCAGTTCGGGCACTCGACTTCAAAGTAATCGTCCTCGTCGAAGTCCTCGTCCTCCTCGTCGTCGAGCTCGTAGAAATCCTCCTCGAGCGCGGCGAGATCTTCATCTATTTCGTCAACTTGACCAGAGACCTGCGCCATTTCGTCCTCGAGATCGCTCACCGTGAGCGCAGCATCGTCGAGAATGTCCACAATCGCCTTGAGCAGCTTGCCCTCTTTCTTGGTGGTGTCGATATCGAGTCCGTCCATCAGGCCTTTCAGATAGGAAACTTTCTCTGTTAAAGTCATGGTTCCTGCCTCCTTTTACATTCGTTGTAATATGCCCGCAAAAGGCGGGAATATGTCGCATTGTTTCCCGGGAACACACAAGTGTCACCGGCGTGGCTGCCGACTTCATCGCGAGTCGTCTGCCGCCCTGTGATATGGTAACACAGTACGGCTGCGAATTATGCCGATTGCACATATCCGCAAGAGACGCCGGACAGCAGACCGGCCGGCCTGCTGTCGAATTGCGCTGCGTTATGTTGCTCAGGCGCGCTCCATGTACTCGCCCGTTCTGGTGTCGATGCGGATTTTCTCGCCCTCGTCAATGAAGAGCGGAACCTTGACCACCGCGCCGGTCTCGAGAGTAGCCGGCTTGGAAGCGCCGGTTGCGGTGTCGCCCTTGAAGCCGGGCTCGGTCTCGGTGATGACAAGCTCGACAAAGTTCGGCGGCTCTACGCCAAACACATTGCCCTTGTAGGAGAGGATCTTGCACATCTCATTCTCTTTGACAAACTTGAAGTTGTCCGAGAGAACGCTCTCATTGATCGGCAGCTGCTCGTAGGTCTCAAGATCCATAAAATAGTAGAGACTGCCGTCATTGTAGAGATACTGCATCTCCTTTCTCTCAATGAACGCAGTGGGGAATTTTTCCGTCGGGTTGAAAGTCTTATCGAGCACAGCGCCCGTGATCGCATTTTTCACTTTGGTGCGCACAAAGGCCGCACCCTTGCCGGGTTTGACATGCTGAAATTCCACAATCTGAAATACGTTCCCATCCATTTCAAACGTGACGCCGTTTCTAAACTCACCTGCAGAAATCATATAGTATCCTCCAAAATCGAATTCCTTTGTTTAGTTTATAATAATTTGCCCTATTATGCAAGGGCGCAATAGAAAATTTTTACTCGCGCGCCCTACAAAATCAACAGTTTTTTCTCCGTGTGATTGAGCACCTCGCAGCCCTGCTGCGTGACAAGAATCAGATCTTCGATTCTCACGCCGAATTTCCCCTCGAGATAGATTCCCGGCTCGTTGCTCATGACGGTATTCGGCGCAATCACGTCGTGGCAGAGCATCGAAAAGCGCGGCGACTCGTGCACCTCAATGCCGATGCCGTGGCCGAGCCCGTGGCCAAAGTTCTGCCCGTAGCCCATCTGCGTGATATACTCGCGTGCAATCCGGTCCACCTCGGCGCCGGTCATGCCCGCATGCACCTGGTCGATGACCCGGTTGTGGGCCGTCAGCACAATGTCATAGACCTTTCTCATCTCGTCGCTGGCATAGCCCACGGCGACGGTTCTTGTCATGTCGCTGCAGTAGCCGTCGACCACGCAGCCAAAGTCCATCGTCACAAAATCGCCGCTTTCAACGGTTTTTTCGGTTGGCACGCCGTGGGGCTTCGAGCTGTTTTTGCCCGAGACGCAAATCGTGTCGAACGAGGTCTTTTTCGCCCCGCCGCGGCGCATGAAAAACTCGAGCTCCATGGCGATTTCAAGCTCAGTGCGCCCCGGCCGGATATAGTCGAGCACATACTCAAACGCGCGGTCGGCCAGATTCTGTGCGCGGCGCATCGCCGACAGCTCGCTCTCATCCTTGACTGCGCGCAGCTTTTCCACCACATCGCCCAGCGGCTGCAGCGTCACGCCCGCAAACTCACTTTCAAAGCGCGACTTTGTATGTACGCTGACCTCCCGGTCCTCATAGGCGAGCGTGCGGATGCCGTTCTCACTCATCAGTCGACCAAGCGGCGCAAGATAGCCGCGATTCTCCTCGACGACCTCCATAAAGCTCACGGTCTCGCGTGCGGCTTCGCTGTTTCGCGAGTCGATAAGAAACCACGCCCTGTCAGGCGTTACGAGCAGCGCGCCCTCGCTGTGCGGCAGACCGGTGAAATAAAACAGGCTCGTGTCGGCCGTGAGCAGTACGGCGTCAACGTCTCCCGTCTGCTCCCGGAGGTTCTGAAGTCTTTTCATCATCTCAAACCATCTCCTTTAACGCATAGAGTGCGAGTTTGTAGCTGTTCTTGCCAAATCCGGCGATGCTGCCTGCGCAGACCGGCCCGATCACGGAGCGGTGACGAAATTCCTCACGCGCGGCGACATTCGACATGTGAACTTCAATCACCGGCAGACGAACGGAGGCAATCGCATCGCGCAGGGCTATGCTGTAGTGGGTGTAGGCGCCCGCGTTGAGCACCACGCCCGCGTGGGTGCCGCGTATCTGCTGGAGCTTGTCGATGAGCGCGCCTTCGCTGTTGGACTGATAGAACTCGCAGACAAGCCCCAGAGTCTCCCCGAGTGATGAGAGCTCGCCGTTGATTGCCTCAAGAGACTCGCTGCCGTACTGACCGGGCTCTCTCTCGCCTGTCAAATTGATGTTAGGGCCGTTTAAAATGAGTATTTTTTTCACAGGTCTTCCCCCTTTGCGTGCAGCACCATCCGCTTCATTGCGAGTGCGTCCTCCGCCTGGGTTCCCGCCGACTCGCAGATGATGGTGGGCGCCAGATTTTTTCTTGCGATCAGCTCGGCCAGCGGCTCAAACTCCGGGCCGTACTCGCCGCCGTCGGCAAAGGTCAGGTGCACTTTCTCACCTCCCGCCGTGTAGGCGATCTTGGAAAAATGGCTGTGGAACACCCGAAGCCGGTCGGCTCCGAGGCGATCCTCCACGAGGTTCAGCAGCTTCTCATAGTCTGCGATGCCTCTCACACCACCGAGCGTGCGCGCGTTGAGATGGCCGAAATCAATGGTCGGAATGAGCCTCTCATCGAGCCGGCAGAGCTCACAGACCTCCTCGAGCGTGCCGAGCTGATTGATCTTGCCCATTGTCTCCGGACAGACGGTGATATCGCCGAGGCCCTCCGCATCGAGCGCCGCGAGCGCGCGGCGAATGGTGTCCTTTGCGAGCTCCAGAGCATGCTCGCGCGTCATACCCGAGCAGGAGCCGCTGTGTACGACGATGCGCCCCGCGCCCATGAAGCGGGCGCATCGGGCGCTCTTTAGAATGTAGCCGATGCTGTTGTCGCGCTTCTCGGGGTCCTTGCTCGACAGACTGATGTAATAGGGCGCGTGGATGGACAGAGAAATATGGTGTTCCCGTGCTTTCTGCCCAATCTGCACGGCGGTCTTCTCCGAGACGTTCACGCCCTTGCTGCACTGGTATTCAAAGGCGTCAAGCCCTATTTTCTCAAGCCAGCCCGGCATCTGTACCGAGGCCTTGTAGCCGGCCGCAAAGAAGCTGTCGCTGCTCCCGGCCGGGCCGAATTTTGGTTGCATCAGTGATCCTCCCGCTGTATTTTCCGTAAGAGCGGCCTCTCGAGAGCCCGCTTCATGCGCAGCCAGAGGCACTCGTTCGACAGGTCGATCGGCGTGACCAGCACGGTGCGAAGACCCGCGCGGTTGCCACCCCAGATGTCTGTGAAAAGCTGGTCGCCGAGCGCCACTATTTTATCCTTTGGCAGGCCGAGATATTCGACTGCCTGCACATAGCCCTTTTTGAAAGGCTTATTCGCCATCGGAATAATCTTGATTCCCGCCTCGTCGCCGAAGAGCGCCATGCGTGAGCGGCGGGCATTGGTCAAGATCACGAGCTTCATCCCGGCGCTCTTCCAGCGGTCAATCAGCCGGTAGAGCTTCTCGTCCGGCACGCCGACCTTGTTGCGAACAAGCGTGTTGTCCACATCGAGCACGATTCCCTTAATTTGATGGGCGCGCAGAAAGGCCTCGTCTATTTCGTATACGTTGTCGATGCGGATGGTCGGGCGCAGTTTCAGCAAGCAATTCACCTCAATTTCGCAGGATTTCATGCACTTCTCTATGGAACATTATACTATAGGAACGCTGCGCGCACAACAAAAAAGGCGAGGTATTTCTACCTCGCCCTCATGTCGCAAAACTTATTTGTACTTGCGCTTTCTAGCGGCCTCTGATTTCTTTTTGCGCTTTACGCTGGGCTTCTCATAATGCTCTCTCTTGCGGAGTTCTGAGAGCACACCAGATTTCGCACACTGTCTTTTGAAGCGTCTGAGTGCGCTGTCCAGTGTTTCGTTCTCTTTGACTCTGATTTCCGACATCTGTATCCCTCCCTCCGCTGTGCACAGGGTATTTTGATCTATATGCAAATTAGATTATACAGCACGCCCTCCGGCTGTGTCAATAAGAACTTAACCCTTGACCACGAAATTGACGAGCTTGCCGGGAACGCAGATCTCCTTGACAATCTGCTTGCCCTCGGTCAGCGCGCGGATGCGTTCGTCCTCTCGCGCAAGCGCCAAAACAGCCTCTCTGTCGCTGTCGGCGGGAACCGTCACGGTGTTTTTCACCTTGCCGTTGATCTGAAGCACAATTTCGATTGTGTCGTCCACAACTTTGTCCGGGTCAAACTGCGGCCAGGCCTGATCGGTCACACGCCCGCCGAACTTCAGCACTTCCCACAGCTCCTCCGTGACATGGGGCGCAAAGGGGTTGAGCAGGATGAGAAGCGTTTTGAGTTCACCCGCCGTGATGCTGCCCGCATCATAGACCTCGTTGAGATAGGCCATCATCGCAGCAATGGCTGTGTTCATTTTCAGATTCTCAATGTCGTCGCTGACCTTTTTGATCAGCTTGTGGGTCGAAGAGCAGAGCGCCGCGGAGTAGCCGTCGCCCTGCGTCACCAGCTCCTGAAGTCCCCAGACGCGCTCGACAAAGCGCTTGCAGCCCTTGATGCTCGTCGAGGACCAGGGCGCCGCTTTCTCAAAATCGCCGACAAACATCTCGTAGAGGCGCATCGTGTCCGCGCCGTAGTCGCGGATGATGTCGTCGGGGTTGATGACGTTTCCGCGCGACTTCGACATCTTCTCCCCGTTCTCGCCGAGTATCATGCCGTGTGAAGTTCTCTTCTGATAGGGTTCTTTTGTGGGAACCACGCCGATGTCATAGAGGAACTTGTGCCAGAAGCGCGAGTAGAGCAGATGCAGCGTGGTGTGCTCCATGCCGCCGTTGTACCAGTCGACCGGGCTCCAATACTGTAAAGCTTCTTTGCTTGCCAGTTCTTTGTCGTTGTGCGGATCCATATAGCGCAAAAAGTACCAGGAGGAACCCGCCCACTGGGGCATGGTGTCGGTCTCGCGTTTCGCAGGGCCGCCGCAGTGCGGGCAGGTCGTATTGATCCAGTCGGTCATCTTCGAGAGCGGCGAGTCGCCGTTTTCCGCCGGCTCATAGCTTTCAACCTCCGGCAGCACGAGCGGCAGCTCACTCTCGGGCAGCGGCACCCAGCCGCACTTGTCACAGTAGACCATCGGGATCGGTTCGCCCCAGTAGCGCTGGCGCGAGAAGACCCAGTCGCGCAATTTGTAATTGACTTTCGGGTGGCCGACCCCTTTCTCCTCGAGGTAGGCGATGATCTTCTCTTTCGCCTGCTCAACCGTAAGGCCATTCAAAAAGTCGGAGTTTACCATGTGCCCTGTCTCAATGTCCTCAAAGGCGTGCTCCGAGATGTCCCCGCCGCCGACCACTTCGATGATGGGCAGATCAAATTTCTTTGCGAAGTCGTAGTCTCTCTGGTCGTGGCCCGGCACCGCCATAATCGCGCCGGTGCCATAGGAGATGAGCACATAGTCGGAGACGTAGATCGGAATTTCCCCGCCCGTCACCGGATTGACAGCGCGAATGCCCTTGAGACAGACACCGGTCTTGTCCTTGGCAAGCTCGGTGCGTTCAAAATCGGACTTGCGGCTCGCCGCATCGCGGTAGGCGAGAACTTCGTCGAGATTCTCGATTTGATCGCGGTACTGGTCAATCATCGGGTGCTCAGGGGCAATGACCATGTAAGTCGCGCCGAAGAGCGTGTCGGGACGGGTGGTGTAGACGGTGAGATTGTGTCCGACCGTCGTGGCGAAATCGACCTCCGCGCCCGTGCTGCGGCCGATCCAGTTGCGCTGCTGAATCTTGACTCTCTCAACGAAGTCGAGCTCATCCAGATCGTTGATCAGCCGCTCGGCATACTTGGTGATTGCCAGCATCCACTGGCTTTTGACTTTGCGTACCACCTCGGCGCCGCAGCGCTCGCAGACACCGCCGACTACTTCCTCATTGGAGAGTACGCACTTGCAGGAGGTGCACCAGTTTACGGCCATCTCCTTTTTGTAGGCAAGCCCGTGTTTATAGAGCTGCAAAAAGATCCACTGGGTCCACTTGTAGTAGCTCGGGTCGGTGGTGTTGATCTCGCGCGACCAGTCAAACGACAGACCGAGCGCCTGCAGCTGGCTCTTAAAGCGGGCGATGTTCTTCTCGGTGACGATCTTCGGGTGAACGTGGTTTTTGATGGCGTAGTTCTCCGCCGGCAGGCCAAACGCGTCCCACCCCATGGGATAGAGCACATTGTAGCCCTGCAGTCTGCGCTTGCGCGCGACGATGTCGATCGCGGTGTAAGAGCGCGGATGCCCCACGTGCAGACCCTGCCCCGAGGGATAGGGAAACTCAACAAGCGCATAGTACTTCGGCTTGTCGCTGTGATTGTCCGCGTGGAAGACGCCGGTGCGCTCCCACTCCTGCTGCCACTTTTTCTCGATCTTGGCGAAATCGTATCTCATCTAAAATAACTTCCTTCCAGGTTATTACTCGGTGACAATATCTTGAAGGTCAACCTTTTCCCCGTCGGCCCAGAGCCGCTCCAGCTTGTAAAACTCCCGCGCCTCGCGTACAAAGATGTGCACCACAACGCTGCTGTAGTCGAGCAGCACCCACTGCGAGGAGCGGTAGCCCTCTGTGTGGTGGGGCTCAAGACCGAGTGCGGTCATCTGAAATTCCACTTCGTCGGCGAGCGCCTTGACCTGTGTCGTGCTGTTTGCCGTGCAGATGACGAAGTAGTCGGCGAGAACCGTGATGTCTCCAATGCCGATCACCTGCAGCTCCTCTGCCTTTTTCGCGTCGAGTACTTTCGCAATTTTTTTTGCCATTTCCAATGGGGTCAATTCCATAGGTGTGCTCCTCTCAAATTCGGTCAACTGACGGGCTTTTCTGCCGGCACTTCGCCCGTCGACGGGGGCTCTTCCGGTTCTACTGTGACAGGTCCCCCCGCAGTGGTTCCACCGGCATCGCCGCTTTCGCCGCCCGACGGCGTCTTGTCGCCATCGGTCTTGCCGGCATTGGTTTCGGTGGTCGTCGTCTGAGCCTGATCGGTCGTCTTGTTATCAGTTGTCTTATCTGTGCTGCCCGAGCTATCCGAGCTACTCGAGCTGCCCGATGAACTCGAAGAAGAGCTCTTCTTAATCGGGTAGAACGTCGGGCGTTTCTCGTCGATCTCGGTGGCCGTGCTGCCCTCGAGGTCGGTCTTGTTGTTTTCCTTGCGGGCAAGCTCAACCATATTGTGTTCGGTGATCTCAGTCGTATACGGGTTGAAACTCTGGTTGATCAGCTCGAGCGTCTCCGGCAGATAGACCGAGAAATACGAGACTCCGCCGCTGTATGCCGCCTCGCCCGGCAGGGTGAAGAAGCGGATTTTGTCCATATCGAGGTTGACAGCGTTTGCCGCGAGCCCGAGCATGTCGGTCAGCTGCATATCAGTCTTGACATTGGCGAAGACATCGGTGATGATACTCGGAATCTTGACGATCGTGCCCGGCGAGAGCACCTTTTTGATCGCCGCGGTGATGAACATCTTCTGCGCTTTCATCCGCCCGATGTCAGCGTCCGCATAGCCCTTGCGGAAGCGCACAAACCCGATCGCATCGTCGCCCTTGAGCACCTGCTTGCCCTTTTTGATGTGGATGTAGAGATCCTGTGCCGGATCCTCGTAATCCATGTCCATCGGCACATCGACTTCAACGCCGCCGATCTTGTCAATGATCTTGTTAAAGGCCGTGAAGTTGATGACAACATAGTGGTCGATCTCAAAGCCAAACATATTGGAAAAGCCGTCTTTCATCAGCGGACCCTTGCCGTAGGCATACAGGGCGTTTGCTTTCTTGCTCTTCTTTGTGGTATTGAGATAGGTGTCGCGCGGAATTTGGAGGATGTTTACCGACTGATCTGTCGTGTCATAGCGCACCAGCAGAATGGTGTCGGTGCGCGTGCCGTCTTTGTCGGTTCCGCCTACGATAAAAGTTGTGACGCCCTCTTCCTTCTGAAGCCCCTCGTCGGTATTCGGGTCGTCGAAGTCGTCGCTGGTCAGCGGGTCGTGTCCGCCGAGTTCGGGATCATCGGTCAGATCAAAGGGCTTGTCGTCCTCCGCCATGAGAATGGCGGCGCTCATCGGCAGATAGATCGCCAGCGACAGCACAACCGCCAAAAGGAGTATGGCAACGGTCGAGATGATGCCAAAGGGCTTTTTCTTTTTCAGTTTGATAAACATGCTTGTCTCCCCAGTGGGCCGAGCCCCATTCATTACCTCTGTCTATTTTTTCTGTCTTTTTTCCAGCAGGAAATTTCTCGCCTCGAGCGTGTTGGGGTGTATCTGCGCGTGCTTGCCGAGCAGCTCGAAAAACGAGTTGTCCAGCGCCAGCAGCAGCGCCCTGTCAAGATCCTCGTAGACGATGGCGCGCACCGGCTCCACGCCGTCAAAGTCGCGAAGCGGCTCCACATAGTCCGCCATGTAGATGATCTTCTCCAGCAGCGTCATGTCGGCTCTGCCGGTGGTGTGGTAGTAGATGGCGCCGAAGATCTCCTCATCGTCCACCCCCAGCCGCTCCCTGGTATAGCAGGCCCCCGTGAGAGCGTGCAGCAGCT
This genomic interval carries:
- a CDS encoding ABC-F family ATP-binding cassette domain-containing protein; its protein translation is MICLTAEGLTKSYLERPILKNCSLSLEQGDKVGIVGVNGTGKTTLLNLLAGVEQPDDGCVTLAAGTRISYLTQNPLFHPQDTVLEHVCAALPQERREELTYEAKRILNTLGVTEHGAKLSELSGGQRKRAAIAAALVTPCDLLILDEPTNHLDSEMTEFLEGWLARFTGTLVMVTHDRYFLDRVTNRLWEIDHARIYRYDANYSGYLALREQRLEMAEGTERKRQSLIRRELQWIQRGARARGTKSRERIERFEELVNREGPPQRQELTLGSAAARLGKKTIELRDVSKSYDGRPVIRSFRYLLARRARIGVVGRNGAGKTTLLRLIAGQLEPDAGEVIHGATVKIGYFSQESQEMDPAMRVIDFVRQTGEYVDTGEGKLSASQMLEKFLFSDEMQYNTIGRLSGGERRRLLLLHVLMQAPNVLLLDEPTNDLDIQTLTILEDYLERFEGAVVAVSHDRYFLDKLADFVLEVGDDGEVREYLGGYSDYRARCKDAAAGTVREKKERPRGQVQPRERKKFTYAEQREYETIDSVIARLEADLAQISGEMEQSAADYGALSELMERRERCERELEQKMERWVYLQELAERFEP
- a CDS encoding CD1247 N-terminal domain-containing protein translates to MTLTEKVSYLKGLMDGLDIDTTKKEGKLLKAIVDILDDAALTVSDLEDEMAQVSGQVDEIDEDLAALEEDFYELDDEEDEDFDEDDYFEVECPNCGQEIYFDEDIALDGQVECPECGEVFDFEIEDEEDDCCCGDEACECGCDHEHEQE
- the efp gene encoding elongation factor P — translated: MISAGEFRNGVTFEMDGNVFQIVEFQHVKPGKGAAFVRTKVKNAITGAVLDKTFNPTEKFPTAFIERKEMQYLYNDGSLYYFMDLETYEQLPINESVLSDNFKFVKENEMCKILSYKGNVFGVEPPNFVELVITETEPGFKGDTATGASKPATLETGAVVKVPLFIDEGEKIRIDTRTGEYMERA
- a CDS encoding M24 family metallopeptidase, which produces MMKRLQNLREQTGDVDAVLLTADTSLFYFTGLPHSEGALLVTPDRAWFLIDSRNSEAARETVSFMEVVEENRGYLAPLGRLMSENGIRTLAYEDREVSVHTKSRFESEFAGVTLQPLGDVVEKLRAVKDESELSAMRRAQNLADRAFEYVLDYIRPGRTELEIAMELEFFMRRGGAKKTSFDTICVSGKNSSKPHGVPTEKTVESGDFVTMDFGCVVDGYCSDMTRTVAVGYASDEMRKVYDIVLTAHNRVIDQVHAGMTGAEVDRIAREYITQMGYGQNFGHGLGHGIGIEVHESPRFSMLCHDVIAPNTVMSNEPGIYLEGKFGVRIEDLILVTQQGCEVLNHTEKKLLIL
- the aroQ gene encoding type II 3-dehydroquinate dehydratase; the protein is MKKILILNGPNINLTGEREPGQYGSESLEAINGELSSLGETLGLVCEFYQSNSEGALIDKLQQIRGTHAGVVLNAGAYTHYSIALRDAIASVRLPVIEVHMSNVAAREEFRHRSVIGPVCAGSIAGFGKNSYKLALYALKEMV
- a CDS encoding TIM barrel protein, coding for MQPKFGPAGSSDSFFAAGYKASVQMPGWLEKIGLDAFEYQCSKGVNVSEKTAVQIGQKAREHHISLSIHAPYYISLSSKDPEKRDNSIGYILKSARCARFMGAGRIVVHSGSCSGMTREHALELAKDTIRRALAALDAEGLGDITVCPETMGKINQLGTLEEVCELCRLDERLIPTIDFGHLNARTLGGVRGIADYEKLLNLVEDRLGADRLRVFHSHFSKIAYTAGGEKVHLTFADGGEYGPEFEPLAELIARKNLAPTIICESAGTQAEDALAMKRMVLHAKGEDL
- a CDS encoding YqeG family HAD IIIA-type phosphatase, whose amino-acid sequence is MLKLRPTIRIDNVYEIDEAFLRAHQIKGIVLDVDNTLVRNKVGVPDEKLYRLIDRWKSAGMKLVILTNARRSRMALFGDEAGIKIIPMANKPFKKGYVQAVEYLGLPKDKIVALGDQLFTDIWGGNRAGLRTVLVTPIDLSNECLWLRMKRALERPLLRKIQREDH
- the rpsU gene encoding 30S ribosomal protein S21, producing MSEIRVKENETLDSALRRFKRQCAKSGVLSELRKREHYEKPSVKRKKKSEAARKRKYK
- the leuS gene encoding leucine--tRNA ligase, with the protein product MRYDFAKIEKKWQQEWERTGVFHADNHSDKPKYYALVEFPYPSGQGLHVGHPRSYTAIDIVARKRRLQGYNVLYPMGWDAFGLPAENYAIKNHVHPKIVTEKNIARFKSQLQALGLSFDWSREINTTDPSYYKWTQWIFLQLYKHGLAYKKEMAVNWCTSCKCVLSNEEVVGGVCERCGAEVVRKVKSQWMLAITKYAERLINDLDELDFVERVKIQQRNWIGRSTGAEVDFATTVGHNLTVYTTRPDTLFGATYMVIAPEHPMIDQYRDQIENLDEVLAYRDAASRKSDFERTELAKDKTGVCLKGIRAVNPVTGGEIPIYVSDYVLISYGTGAIMAVPGHDQRDYDFAKKFDLPIIEVVGGGDISEHAFEDIETGHMVNSDFLNGLTVEQAKEKIIAYLEEKGVGHPKVNYKLRDWVFSRQRYWGEPIPMVYCDKCGWVPLPESELPLVLPEVESYEPAENGDSPLSKMTDWINTTCPHCGGPAKRETDTMPQWAGSSWYFLRYMDPHNDKELASKEALQYWSPVDWYNGGMEHTTLHLLYSRFWHKFLYDIGVVPTKEPYQKRTSHGMILGENGEKMSKSRGNVINPDDIIRDYGADTMRLYEMFVGDFEKAAPWSSTSIKGCKRFVERVWGLQELVTQGDGYSAALCSSTHKLIKKVSDDIENLKMNTAIAAMMAYLNEVYDAGSITAGELKTLLILLNPFAPHVTEELWEVLKFGGRVTDQAWPQFDPDKVVDDTIEIVLQINGKVKNTVTVPADSDREAVLALAREDERIRALTEGKQIVKEICVPGKLVNFVVKG
- the rsfS gene encoding ribosome silencing factor encodes the protein MAKKIAKVLDAKKAEELQVIGIGDITVLADYFVICTANSTTQVKALADEVEFQMTALGLEPHHTEGYRSSQWVLLDYSSVVVHIFVREAREFYKLERLWADGEKVDLQDIVTE
- a CDS encoding LCP family protein; the encoded protein is MFIKLKKKKPFGIISTVAILLLAVVLSLAIYLPMSAAILMAEDDKPFDLTDDPELGGHDPLTSDDFDDPNTDEGLQKEEGVTTFIVGGTDKDGTRTDTILLVRYDTTDQSVNILQIPRDTYLNTTKKSKKANALYAYGKGPLMKDGFSNMFGFEIDHYVVINFTAFNKIIDKIGGVEVDVPMDMDYEDPAQDLYIHIKKGKQVLKGDDAIGFVRFRKGYADADIGRMKAQKMFITAAIKKVLSPGTIVKIPSIITDVFANVKTDMQLTDMLGLAANAVNLDMDKIRFFTLPGEAAYSGGVSYFSVYLPETLELINQSFNPYTTEITEHNMVELARKENNKTDLEGSTATEIDEKRPTFYPIKKSSSSSSSGSSSSSDSSGSTDKTTDNKTTDQAQTTTTETNAGKTDGDKTPSGGESGDAGGTTAGGPVTVEPEEPPSTGEVPAEKPVS
- the yqeK gene encoding bis(5'-nucleosyl)-tetraphosphatase (symmetrical) YqeK codes for the protein MIAQCDGIKLLEQMLSEKRFRHSLSVRDEAVRLARRYGADEQKAEIAGLYHDVTKDMGPAEQLKMCDEFGIMLNAVERSSYKLLHALTGACYTRERLGVDDEEIFGAIYYHTTGRADMTLLEKIIYMADYVEPLRDFDGVEPVRAIVYEDLDRALLLALDNSFFELLGKHAQIHPNTLEARNFLLEKRQKK